The segment GAGTGATTTTCCCAGATAGACTGTTTAATCTGTTAAGGGGATTATCTGGTGTGGTGCTTACAGACACGAGAGACTGAACTCCTTGAATCAGGGAGCCCTTTCCTGTCCTGTGCTCCTGTGAATGAAGTTGTGTGGGGAGGACATCGGGATAATGGAATTTTATCCTCTTGCCTCACCTCTGCACAAGCTGCTTCCTCATAGGAGTTTTTAAAGCTACCACTGTTGAAGAATGTTGTAATTAAAGCTCTCCTTGGCTTTTCTTTGTTGCAGGTTGCTGGCGAGGCTGGGGAGATGGCGGCAGTGGAGAcggtggagcagcagctggcggGGCTGCGCATTGCCAGGCGCGGCGTGCCCGGCGAGGAGCCCGCCTACCTGCTGGACATCCACacctccagagctgcccagcccgGGGGCAGCCCCTTGGTGGCCGTGTCCTGCTCCAATGAGTGCCTCAGGGTGTACGACAGGGACGCGCTGCGCTTCCTGCGCCAGTacggcggccgcggcggggtCCTGGCCGGGGTCAGGTTTGCACACACGTGTGACAGCCTGGTgttctctgcctgcagccagggcacggTGAAGTGCTGGGATGTTCGCTCAGCCGCGCAGAAACCGGTGCAGGTGTTCAGTGGTTATCCCTCCAACGTCTTCATCAGCTTCGACGTCAGCTGCAGCGACCTCATCGTTTGTGCCGGAACGGAGAAGGTTGAAAAGGACGCGTTTCTGGTGTTTTGGGATGCCAGAGGCGTTACAGACTGTGCCAGTGCCACCAAAGAGCCCTTGGGAGTCTATTCTGAAAGTCACAATGATGACATCaccaaaatctgttttcatcCTGTCGAACCCAATTTGGTAGTGTCTGGGTCGACCGATGGCTTGGTGAATGTGTTTGACATCAACAAGGACAACGAAGATGATGCTTTGATATCCACTTGCAATTCAGATTCATCAGTGAGCTCTCTTGGCTGGTCTGGGGAAGATTACAAACAGGTCTATTGCATGACACACGATGAGGGGTTCTGCTGGTGGGACATGGCTCAGCTGGACACCGAGGAGCCAATAACCCTGCTGCACGTTCTGGATGTCAGAGAGTCGGTGTGCGCTGAAAACCACGGCCTGCATTACCTGGTGGGAGGCTTCTACCACGAGAAGGCAGGGAAACTCTTCCTGATTGGGGGAACCTCCACAGGAGACATCCACCTGATCAGCTGCAGCACCGAGGGCCTGAGCCTGGTGGGGACCCTGTGTGGGGGACACTCGGCCACCGTCCGCTCCTTCTGCTGGAGCCCCACGGATGAGTCTCTGCTGACGGGTGGAGAGGATGCTCAGCTGTTGCTATGGAAACCCGGGGCTGTGGAAAGGTCCCTCACAAAGAAAGCATCTCTGAAGATCTCTTCTTCCGTGCAGAAGAGAGTGAGAGTTCACAACACCTCCctcaaaagcaggaaaaagtgaATTGCCTGCAGTGAGAATCTCTGCTGTGTAGAGCTCTCCTGGTGTTTAATCTCTCTAGGCAATACTTGGCCGTGTTTTATTTGGaggttttctgtggaaaaaaactgtGGTGCTTAAATTCCCCCTGGGAATGTATTTCAGTCATCAGAAgaatgccttttattttttttttaagttgctaATATTAATCAGACAAGAGTAAATGTTTACTCCTGAGTTCTTGAGCAACAGATGCTAAATCATATTATATAAAACTGTTTCTGTGGTTATTTAATGTTTCAGACCATGTTTTAAATGTGTAATACAGGCCTATGGCTTGCAAAGTTTGTTACCTTCCCAGTGATATTCCCCTGGCACATTTTAACAGCTTTTGTATTCCATGCTGTATTCtgctttcttcacagaaaacttAATGAAATTGCTCAATTTAGTAAAAGATTTTATGTCACATCTTAATGCCTGAAGGAATTACTTCttgatgaaacagaaaataagtaGTTTTGCACTGTCACATCACTGGTTTAGAGCAAGCTCATAAAGAAGCAGCTGATAGAGCCATCTTTTTCATAGCAGATATGAATGTATTCAACCAAACAGCAGCTAATTTGTATGAGTATGGGAACTGTTCAACTGGCATTATTTCCTGCATGAAAATACCCAAGAATTTTGCAAGCAGCTTCATTCTCTCCTACTAAGTGCACCTGGAAGACTGGGGAGATCTTTGGTGGGTTGGAGAAATTGATGGGTGTAATTACACCAGTGGTGCTTAAAATCCCAAACCCCGATTTGAAAGAAACTGGTATCACATGCTCAGTGGGGATGATGAAACCCAAAAATGAGCACTGCCTTCAGAGTTATGGAGGAACAGACTGATATGAGGAGGCTTCACCAAAACCTTTTAGAGGTTGGCTGGGTCCTTTAAGGAAAATTTCTCTCTGCAGAGAGGTTTATGCTTGGACATCTCCCCAGGAAAGCTTTGTTTTATTATTCCTCCAAATACCCACTGAGTGGTGCAGAACCAGCCCTGTACTTGTAAAATGGGTGAGACTTCATGTTCATCCTGCTTTGGTGGCAGACTCCAAcctggctcctggctctgcacacacTCTCACCTCCAGCCTTCCCAGGAGCAGGCAAATGGTGTTGGTATTTGGGCTGGAGTTACACACCTGCCCTACAGCTGAAAGCAGCACCAGAGTATTTAAGAGTTGCTCTCTTATAGATTAGCTGGCAGAGGAGTTAAGAGgggttgggtttattttttttcccctgagagaGGATGGGCAATTCTTTCAGAACAACTCCTGAACATCAGGTTTAGAAGGTTATCCTGGAGTTTAGAAACAGTTTCTGAGGTACAGAACATACTCTAGTGTGTGGTTACAGCTGTGCTGAAGATGCCTGAATCATCTCTGGAACTGAATCCTTTTCAACCACAAGTATTGAGTTTCCACATGATTTTTCACAAACTGTTAATGCCCTTTAGCCACAACTGTGAATCcattgttggtttgggtttgccTGTTGGTGATAAGTAAGATGATTCACTTGGTTTTGTTACTGCTGGTTATTTAAAAGTGCAGCTTCAGTTTGAAAATTACATCTCTCTACACCTTTTTTTTGTCACTTGTGTTAAATTCATGTTGTCCCCAACATCCttatctgctgctttccagattACATTGTGCTACTTTGAGATGAGATGGGCACTGAGTGTCAGGGCTATGATGCACCTGGATCATGTGCCCTCTCCAGATTTATTATCCCAGGTTTTTTGCCTGTTGTGTGACTGAGTGGACCAAGAGCTTCAGACTCTGAATTCACTGTAAAGCCCTCATGGCCCTGACTTGGTTCAGTGCCAAATTGAGGGTGGGGGACTGAAGGATGATTCTGAGACTTATTTCCTTGCAGGTACAGTGTATAACTTGCTTTTTAGATGTTTATCCACTCTTTTCCTGGTATCTTGACACATTCATTGGAGTGAAGTCATGGGGTCTGTCTCATGCTTGATTTCTTGAAGACAGGTTTGTGTGCACGTAGAGAAATGCACAGAGAGGGAGCTTGTGGTTGTCCCACTTGCTTTCAAGTGTCTGCTGAGTGAAATTCCAgtgtgctgtgccagctgcctcTGAATTAAAACAGCAGAGGTGGGAGTCTGGCACTGAAGAGTTTGCAGTATGCAACCTGTGCCTGTTGTCTTGTTCCTGGATTAGGTGGATATTGATTTGTTCTGTATCAGTCACAGCTGAAGccattattttctctcccttttacGTGCATAACAGAAatagcagcagaagggaaaaaaaatgtgtgtctGTATCTTAAAATTCTGCAAAGGCACAGCAGCTGTCACGAGACTGAGGCTTGTGTTGCCTCTGAAAATATTCAGTTTTGttgttcctctttttcttttgtgttgaCTTAATTTCAGGTTAATACCCACAAAATAAACATAGATGGAAACCACATGTGAACAAGTAATTAGCACTGCTTGCTTCTGTAGGCTGCAGACACTGTTTCATAGAGCACAGACAGAATCCATGGGTGATCACATAAATAATAATAGACTtctattaatattatttatgaTAAATAATAATAGGTTACCTTGTCCAACAGTATTTAATCTCTTGGGTTAATTTTGACATCTCTAAGTTGGCTTCAGCATTGGTAAGAAACAatgaatcatggaatcacagaatggtttaggttggaagggacctttaaaggctatttagtccaaccccctgcaaGGAgaagggacatcttcaactcaaccaggttgctcaaagccccatccaacctgaccttgaatgtttccagagatggggcatccaacctgtgccagtgttttaccaccctcattgtaaaaaaagTCTTCTTTGTGTATCATCTCAATCTGCCCTCTCAGTTCAAAACCTTTACCCCTTGTCTCATCCCAGCAGGGTCTGCTGAAACATTTGTCCCTATCTTTTCCATTGGCCCCCTTCAGGTGTTGAAGGACTGCAATAAGGTCTgtccagagccttctcttctccaggctgcctctgttcacagcagaggtgctccagccctctgagcatctCTTTTGAGCCatctctcctgtgctgggggtcccagagctgggtgcagctctgcaggtggctctcagcagagggacagagggacagaatgccctccctggccctgctgcccacgctgctggggctgcagcccaggatgggatttgctttctgggctgcaggcacacactgccagctcctggccagcctctccagcagcagcactgagtccttcttggcagggctgctctgatcCCTTCACCCCCAGCCTGGATTGATACCGAgggctgccctgacccaggtgcagcaccagcacttggtcttgttcaTCCTCATGAGATTCCTGTGATCCCCCTTGAGCTTTtgcaggtccctctggatggcatctcATCCTTCAGGAGTGTCAGCAGCGCCCCTGGGCTTGGTTCATCTGCTGATTTGCTGAGGCTGCACTGGATCCCACTGTCTGTGCCATTAATTAAACAGTGCTGGTCCCAGTACAGACCCCTGACCTCTGTCTGGACATTGAGCTGTTGGCCATTACCCTCTGGATGTGACCATCCCACCAATTCCTCATGCACCCAAATCAAACCCATCTCTCTCCAGTTCAGAAGGATGCAGGAGGGGActgtgtcaaaggccttgcagGAGTGCAGCTGTGACCTTTATAAACCTTACATCACTGAAGTTATGTGCAAGTGGCTTTAGGAAATCATCACGGTGTGAATTGTTTAACCCCAGGGGAAGCTCTCATTCCGGAAGCAGTATCAGGTTTGTTCCAgtaaatgaaaagcagaaatccaGATAGACTTCTTAAATGCAAAAAACAGTGTCCATTTTTATTCAGAGTTTATAGTAAACCTCCTGTGTGATGTGTCTGAGCAGTAGATTATCCTGCTGTAAACACATGAAAATTAACTTACTTGCATTTGGCATGTCCTGAAATGTCCTCTTCGTTTCTTTCTCTTGTCTCTGTAATTAAAGTGCAGTGCTTGCATGCTCATCACGGTTTTTCAAGTAAAAGATGTTCGGGGTGACATCCCACAGTCTGTGGATAACTTCATCAATTACTTGAGTGTAGGATTTTACCCACACTTTGGGAGATGAGGTGGAAATTATTTGACAAATCTAAAGTTGTGAATTCATTTCTGGATGGAATTTATTTAGCCAGTTCCCAGCCATAATCTATTCTGTGGTCAGATTGCATATGGCACGTGTCCTGTGTATTCAAACTGCATATCTACATTCAAATATCCCTTAGCAGAGAAGCTGATacagtaaaacattttaaagatgtGAGTGCAAGCTTTACACTGTTCCAAATGACAGCTTTCTCTTGGCTCCCgctgtgctgtggctctgtgggtcAGAGTGTTGTGTGAAGCAGTGCATTTTGTCATGGGAGGTGCTGACTCAGCCTCTGCacactcctggagctgcatCTTGTGTTTTTCAGGATGCTGGACTGGTTGGGGTTGGAGGAGACTTCTggagatcatctggtccaacgcTCTGCTCTTGCAGGTTCACTAGGGCAGGTTGCACAGGATTGTGTTCAGGCAAGGTTTGAAtatccacagcctctctgggcagctgttccagtgctctgccac is part of the Molothrus aeneus isolate 106 chromosome 6, BPBGC_Maene_1.0, whole genome shotgun sequence genome and harbors:
- the WDR89 gene encoding WD repeat-containing protein 89, which codes for MAAVETVEQQLAGLRIARRGVPGEEPAYLLDIHTSRAAQPGGSPLVAVSCSNECLRVYDRDALRFLRQYGGRGGVLAGVRFAHTCDSLVFSACSQGTVKCWDVRSAAQKPVQVFSGYPSNVFISFDVSCSDLIVCAGTEKVEKDAFLVFWDARGVTDCASATKEPLGVYSESHNDDITKICFHPVEPNLVVSGSTDGLVNVFDINKDNEDDALISTCNSDSSVSSLGWSGEDYKQVYCMTHDEGFCWWDMAQLDTEEPITLLHVLDVRESVCAENHGLHYLVGGFYHEKAGKLFLIGGTSTGDIHLISCSTEGLSLVGTLCGGHSATVRSFCWSPTDESLLTGGEDAQLLLWKPGAVERSLTKKASLKISSSVQKRVRVHNTSLKSRKK